The following is a genomic window from Methanophagales archaeon.
TCTTGTCACAGGCATGCAGCTGTATTTCACGCTGTTTCTCAACCGATAATCTCCTCAGTTCATCCCGATTCCTCACAATTCCCTCTTCAAGTGCTGCCTCATACATTACATCGCCATAATTTCTCACACTATATCGCTCTCGCTCCCTCTTACTTCTACTTCTATCCTCTATCAGGCTTAAAGCTTCTTTTATCACCGTTGATGAGCCTGCTCCAGGCATTCCGGTCACAACTACCAGTGTCATCTCTACCCCCTCTTTATTCTACTCTACAAACTAATCCTTCTTTAAATTAAGCCTACTTTCTTATGCTCAGTGATGAGTTTTCGGAGCAGTTGCTCTCTAATCACATTCGCCTCCACACTCGTTCGCTTCCTCGGTCTCTCTATATCTATATCTATACATTCCACAATGCGACCGGGTCTCGCGGACATCACTACCACTCTATCAGCGAGATAAACCGCTTCATCAACGCTGTGCGTAACGAATATTATGGTCTTCTCTGTCCTTTTCCATATCTGTAAAAGCTCTTCCTGTAGTATATTCCGCGTTTGCGCATCCACAGACCCGAAAGGCTCGTCCATTAATAATATCGAGGGTTCCGTTGCGAGTGCTCTTGCAATTGCCACTCGTTGCTTCATACCGCCAGAGAGCTCATATGGATAATGTTTCTCAAACCCTCTTAAGCCCACAAGTTCTATATACCTCTCCGCTATTGCATGCCGCTCTTTTGACTTTATGTTCCGCATCTGCAATCCGAATTCCACATTCTTCAAGACCGTCCGCCAGGGGAACAACGAAAATTCCTGAAATACCATCCCTCTATCTGAGGAAGGCCCTTTCACTTCTTTACCA
Proteins encoded in this region:
- a CDS encoding ABC transporter ATP-binding protein, encoding MNHKLEVRNVTKAYISEKGEIKALEDINLDVKPGEFLCIIGPSGCGKTTLLRMIAGLEYPTSGEIILDGKEVKGPSSDRGMVFQEFSLFPWRTVLKNVEFGLQMRNIKSKERHAIAERYIELVGLRGFEKHYPYELSGGMKQRVAIARALATEPSILLMDEPFGSVDAQTRNILQEELLQIWKRTEKTIIFVTHSVDEAVYLADRVVVMSARPGRIVECIDIDIERPRKRTSVEANVIREQLLRKLITEHKKVGLI